From Erinaceus europaeus chromosome 9, mEriEur2.1, whole genome shotgun sequence, one genomic window encodes:
- the AGTR1 gene encoding type-1 angiotensin II receptor isoform X1, producing MRLPPPPPAGAFATVSDTNPPPPQVIKMMLNASTDDGIKRIQDDCPKAGRHNYIFIMIPTLYSIIFVVGIFGNSLVVIVIYFYMKLKTVASVFLLNLALADLCFLLTLPLWAVYTAMGYRWPFGNYLCKIASGSVSFNLYASVFLLTCLSIDRYLAIVHPMKSRLRRTMLVAKLTCIVIWLLAGLASLPTIIHRNVFFIENTNITVCAFHYESQNSTLPIGLGLTKNILGFLFPFLIILTSYTLIWKALKKAYEIQKNKPRNDDIFKIIMAIVLFFFFSWVPHQIFTFLDVLIQLGIIHDCRIADIVDTAMPITICIAYFNNCLNPIFYGFLGKKFKKYFLQLLKYMPPKAKSHSTLSTKMSTLSYRPSDNGSSSSKKPVPRLEVE from the exons atgcgactccccccaccaccacccgcag gtgCATTTGCCACAGTGTCTGAcacaaatcccccccccccccaggtgatcAAAATGATGCTCAACGCCTCCACCGATGATGGCATCAAAAGAATTCAGGATGACTGTCCCAAAGCCGGCAGACACAACTACATATTCATCATGATCCCCACACTATACAGTATCATCTTTGTAGTGGGGATTTTTGGAAACAGCTTGGTGGTGATTGTCATCTACTTTTACATGAAACTGAAAACTGTGGCGAGTGTCTTTCTTTTGAATTTAGCCCTGGCCGACTTATGCTTCCTGCTGACTTTGCCACTCTGGGCAGTCTACACCGCCATGGGATACCGCTGGCCTTTTGGTAATTACCTGTGTAAGATTGCTTCCGGCAGCGTCAGTTTCAACCTGTACGCCAGTGTGTTTCTCCTCACCTGTCTGAGCATCGATCGCTACCTGGCGATTGTCCACCCCATGAAGTCCCGCCTTCGGCGCACCATGCTGGTGGCCAAACTCACCTGCATCGTCATTTGGCTGCTGGCTGGACTGGCCAGCTTGCCAACCATCATCCACCGCAATGTATTTTTCATTGAGAACACCAACATCACAGTGTGCGCTTTCCATTATGAATCCCAAAACTCAACCCTCCCCATCGGGCTGGGCCTAACCAAGAATATCCTGGGCTTCTTGTTTCCGTTTCTCATCATCCTGACAAGTTACACCCTCATCTGGAAGGCCCTGAAGAAAGCTTACGAGATTCAGAAGAACAAGCCAAGAAATGATGATATCTTCAAGATTATTATGGCCATtgtgcttttcttcttcttttcctgggTCCCCCACCAGATCTTCACGTTTCTGGATGTCCTGATTCAGCTGGGCATCATCCACGACTGCAGAATCGCAGACATTGTCGACACAGCCATGCCCATCACCATCTGCATTGCTTATTTTAATAACTGCCTCAACCCCATTTTCTATGGTTTCCTggggaagaaatttaaaaagtatttcctcCAGCTTCTAAAATACATGCCCCCAAAGGCCAAGTCCCACTCAACCCTGTCAACAAAGATGAGCACGCTGTCCTACCGCCCTTCGGATAACGGAAGCTCATCCTCCAAGAAGCCAGTCCCTCGCCTTGAGGTGGAGTGA
- the AGTR1 gene encoding type-1 angiotensin II receptor isoform X2, producing MMLNASTDDGIKRIQDDCPKAGRHNYIFIMIPTLYSIIFVVGIFGNSLVVIVIYFYMKLKTVASVFLLNLALADLCFLLTLPLWAVYTAMGYRWPFGNYLCKIASGSVSFNLYASVFLLTCLSIDRYLAIVHPMKSRLRRTMLVAKLTCIVIWLLAGLASLPTIIHRNVFFIENTNITVCAFHYESQNSTLPIGLGLTKNILGFLFPFLIILTSYTLIWKALKKAYEIQKNKPRNDDIFKIIMAIVLFFFFSWVPHQIFTFLDVLIQLGIIHDCRIADIVDTAMPITICIAYFNNCLNPIFYGFLGKKFKKYFLQLLKYMPPKAKSHSTLSTKMSTLSYRPSDNGSSSSKKPVPRLEVE from the coding sequence ATGATGCTCAACGCCTCCACCGATGATGGCATCAAAAGAATTCAGGATGACTGTCCCAAAGCCGGCAGACACAACTACATATTCATCATGATCCCCACACTATACAGTATCATCTTTGTAGTGGGGATTTTTGGAAACAGCTTGGTGGTGATTGTCATCTACTTTTACATGAAACTGAAAACTGTGGCGAGTGTCTTTCTTTTGAATTTAGCCCTGGCCGACTTATGCTTCCTGCTGACTTTGCCACTCTGGGCAGTCTACACCGCCATGGGATACCGCTGGCCTTTTGGTAATTACCTGTGTAAGATTGCTTCCGGCAGCGTCAGTTTCAACCTGTACGCCAGTGTGTTTCTCCTCACCTGTCTGAGCATCGATCGCTACCTGGCGATTGTCCACCCCATGAAGTCCCGCCTTCGGCGCACCATGCTGGTGGCCAAACTCACCTGCATCGTCATTTGGCTGCTGGCTGGACTGGCCAGCTTGCCAACCATCATCCACCGCAATGTATTTTTCATTGAGAACACCAACATCACAGTGTGCGCTTTCCATTATGAATCCCAAAACTCAACCCTCCCCATCGGGCTGGGCCTAACCAAGAATATCCTGGGCTTCTTGTTTCCGTTTCTCATCATCCTGACAAGTTACACCCTCATCTGGAAGGCCCTGAAGAAAGCTTACGAGATTCAGAAGAACAAGCCAAGAAATGATGATATCTTCAAGATTATTATGGCCATtgtgcttttcttcttcttttcctgggTCCCCCACCAGATCTTCACGTTTCTGGATGTCCTGATTCAGCTGGGCATCATCCACGACTGCAGAATCGCAGACATTGTCGACACAGCCATGCCCATCACCATCTGCATTGCTTATTTTAATAACTGCCTCAACCCCATTTTCTATGGTTTCCTggggaagaaatttaaaaagtatttcctcCAGCTTCTAAAATACATGCCCCCAAAGGCCAAGTCCCACTCAACCCTGTCAACAAAGATGAGCACGCTGTCCTACCGCCCTTCGGATAACGGAAGCTCATCCTCCAAGAAGCCAGTCCCTCGCCTTGAGGTGGAGTGA